The Agrobacterium vitis genome has a segment encoding these proteins:
- a CDS encoding ArsR/SmtB family transcription factor produces the protein MKANDLSDHSNAAAGLLTAMANPKRLMILCSLVQGEVPVGVLASQVGLSQSALSQHLSKLRAQKLVKTRRDAQTIYYSSTSDAVMKVLGTLEDIFCHQESSRNAA, from the coding sequence ATGAAAGCCAATGACTTGTCTGATCACTCGAATGCGGCTGCCGGCCTCCTCACGGCTATGGCCAATCCTAAGCGACTGATGATTCTATGCAGCCTGGTTCAAGGTGAGGTGCCGGTTGGCGTCTTGGCCTCGCAGGTTGGCTTGAGCCAGTCAGCGCTGTCCCAGCACCTGTCCAAGCTTCGCGCCCAGAAGCTGGTCAAGACCCGCCGCGATGCCCAGACCATCTATTATTCCAGCACGTCGGATGCCGTCATGAAAGTGCTCGGCACGCTCGAGGATATATTCTGCCATCAGGAAAGCAGCAGAAACGCTGCTTGA